The Ruficoccus amylovorans genome has a segment encoding these proteins:
- the alaS gene encoding alanine--tRNA ligase, translating to MTSAELRQSFLDFFASKGHTVVSSAPLMPSSPNLLFTNAGMNQFVPYFLGEQKAPFKRACDTQKCIRAGGKHNDLDDVGFDTYHHTLFEMLGNWSFGDYFKREAIEWAWELLTRVWGLPRERLYATVYRPDEGDPAEFDQEAYDIWKDVLSADGLDPKLHIRTGNKKDNFWMMGDTGPCGPCSEIHIDLTPKGDSRGELVNADSPQCIEIWNLVFMQFNAEANGTFKPLSAKHVDTGMGFERVAGIFATTDGFKDFTKEPSNYDSDLFGDLFRHISDMSGRTYTGTVPKNRDDLSGQEMTDVIFRVLADHIRTLSFSIADGILPGNEGRNYVLRRILRRAVMFGKRINLPRGFFANLVAPLVTKMAPHFPELADQQEVILKVIRQEEQAFDRTLDRGLQLFDKFTLDGTGITGEQAFILYDTYGFPLDLTQIIARERGLTVDSAGFEAQMEQQRQRARSAQKKDVISVFEEGEKVHSTQFVGYNCSEISHVETTLVGTFEGEEESYLVFAQSPFYAEMGGQVGDTGHAEIGGQRIEILNTITDAAGHVLHKAPKSDAYNKLVSQPAVLSVDTARRRQIQRHHSATHLLDWALREQLGSHIRQAGSLVSPGHLRFDFSHFEALSPEQLHEIEEMINARIIANDPVQWYEIPLEDKPDDVVSVFGEKYGAIVRVVDIGGYSKELCGGTHVRATGELGMFKIVSEAAIAAGTRRIEAVSGQNAIELAGRNFDRLGSLSRKLSCRPDELEERLQVLLDQRSELEKKLRGLEQKQAAAQGGDLLSHAVEKDGIKWIAAPVKVANPNDMRGLAIDLLKKLGEGVVVLGGDFDGKVTVLATCSPEAIKQGHKAGDIVRELTAALGGKGGGKPDFAMGGGKDADQLAPALKALLQ from the coding sequence ATGACCTCCGCTGAACTTCGTCAGAGCTTCCTCGACTTCTTCGCCTCGAAGGGGCACACGGTCGTGTCCTCGGCTCCGCTCATGCCGAGCTCGCCCAACCTGCTCTTCACCAACGCGGGGATGAACCAGTTCGTCCCGTACTTTCTGGGCGAGCAGAAGGCCCCGTTCAAGCGGGCCTGCGACACGCAGAAGTGCATCCGCGCCGGGGGCAAGCACAACGACCTCGACGATGTCGGCTTCGACACGTACCACCACACGCTCTTCGAGATGCTGGGCAACTGGTCCTTCGGCGACTACTTCAAGCGCGAAGCCATCGAGTGGGCCTGGGAACTGCTGACCCGCGTCTGGGGGCTGCCCAGGGAACGGCTCTACGCCACCGTTTACCGCCCCGACGAAGGCGATCCGGCGGAGTTCGACCAGGAGGCTTACGACATCTGGAAGGACGTGCTCAGCGCCGACGGGCTCGACCCCAAGCTGCACATCCGCACCGGCAACAAGAAGGACAACTTCTGGATGATGGGCGACACCGGCCCCTGCGGCCCGTGCTCGGAAATCCACATCGACCTCACGCCCAAGGGCGACTCGCGCGGCGAGCTGGTCAACGCCGACAGTCCGCAGTGCATCGAGATCTGGAACCTCGTCTTCATGCAGTTCAACGCCGAGGCCAACGGCACCTTCAAGCCCCTCTCGGCCAAGCATGTCGATACCGGCATGGGCTTCGAGCGCGTGGCCGGGATCTTCGCCACGACCGACGGGTTTAAGGATTTCACCAAAGAGCCCAGCAACTACGACAGCGACCTCTTCGGCGACCTCTTCCGGCACATCTCGGACATGTCCGGGCGCACCTACACCGGTACCGTCCCGAAGAACCGCGACGACCTCTCCGGCCAGGAAATGACGGACGTCATCTTCCGCGTGCTGGCCGACCACATCCGCACCCTGTCCTTCTCCATCGCCGACGGCATCCTCCCCGGCAACGAGGGCCGCAACTACGTGCTGCGCCGCATCCTGCGCCGCGCCGTCATGTTCGGCAAGCGCATCAACCTGCCGCGCGGCTTCTTCGCCAACCTCGTCGCCCCGCTGGTCACCAAAATGGCTCCCCACTTCCCCGAACTGGCGGACCAGCAGGAGGTCATCCTAAAAGTAATCCGGCAGGAGGAGCAGGCCTTCGACCGCACGCTCGACCGCGGCCTCCAGCTCTTTGACAAGTTCACCCTCGACGGCACCGGCATCACCGGCGAGCAGGCGTTCATCCTCTACGACACCTACGGTTTCCCGCTCGATCTCACGCAGATCATCGCCCGCGAGCGCGGGCTCACGGTGGACAGCGCGGGCTTCGAGGCGCAGATGGAGCAGCAGCGCCAGCGCGCCCGCTCCGCGCAGAAAAAGGACGTCATCTCCGTCTTCGAGGAGGGGGAAAAAGTCCACTCCACCCAGTTCGTCGGCTACAACTGCTCCGAAATCTCCCACGTCGAGACGACGCTCGTCGGCACCTTCGAGGGTGAGGAGGAGAGCTACCTCGTTTTCGCCCAGTCGCCCTTCTACGCGGAAATGGGCGGCCAGGTCGGCGACACCGGCCATGCCGAGATCGGCGGCCAGCGTATCGAGATTTTGAATACAATCACGGACGCCGCCGGGCACGTCCTGCACAAGGCCCCCAAGTCGGACGCCTACAACAAGCTCGTCAGCCAGCCCGCCGTGCTCAGCGTGGACACCGCCCGCCGCCGCCAGATCCAGCGCCACCACTCGGCCACGCACCTGCTCGACTGGGCGCTGCGCGAGCAGCTCGGCTCACACATCCGCCAGGCCGGTTCGCTCGTCTCGCCGGGGCACCTGCGCTTTGACTTCAGCCACTTCGAGGCGCTCAGCCCTGAGCAACTCCACGAGATCGAAGAGATGATCAACGCCAGGATCATCGCCAACGACCCGGTCCAGTGGTACGAAATCCCGCTCGAAGACAAGCCCGACGATGTCGTCTCGGTCTTCGGCGAGAAGTACGGGGCCATCGTGCGTGTGGTCGATATCGGCGGCTACTCGAAGGAACTTTGCGGCGGCACCCACGTCCGCGCCACCGGTGAGCTTGGGATGTTCAAGATCGTCTCGGAGGCCGCCATCGCGGCGGGCACACGGCGTATTGAGGCCGTCAGCGGACAGAACGCCATTGAGCTGGCCGGGCGTAATTTCGACCGCCTCGGCAGCCTTTCGCGCAAGCTCTCCTGCCGTCCCGACGAACTCGAAGAGCGCCTGCAAGTCCTCCTCGACCAGCGCTCCGAACTGGAGAAAAAGCTGCGCGGACTGGAGCAGAAACAGGCCGCCGCCCAAGGCGGGGACCTGCTCTCGCACGCGGTGGAAAAGGACGGTATCAAGTGGATCGCCGCCCCGGTCAAAGTCGCTAACCCGAACGACATGCGCGGGCTCGCCATCGACCTGCTCAAGAAGCTCGGCGAAGGCGTGGTCGTGCTCGGTGGCGACTTCGACGGCAAGGTCACGGTCCTGGCTACCTGCTCGCCCGAAGCGATCAAGCAAGGCCACAAGGCGGGCGACATCGTACGCGAGCTGACCGCCGCGCTCGGCGGCAAGGGCGGCGGCAAACCCGACTTCGCCATGGGCGGCGGCAAGGACGCCGACCAGCTCGCCCCGGCTCTCAAGGCCCTGCTCCAGTAG
- a CDS encoding glycoside hydrolase family 130 protein, whose translation MIRAKKSLVRRYAANPILTAADFPGDIVSVFNAGAVKQDGRYLLVCRCEDSCFGRYMWVAESEDGIRFTPRPEPLAVPSDDPVFNQYVDATKSYWDPRVTEIDGQYYITHAADVTNGKTCQLGLFKIDRDFRRLEWMGLISEPDNRNGVLFPEKINGLYWRLDRPNDNSFDIWASASPDLEFWGHYRRVLAKETLGWGEKKIGPGSVPIKTDKGWLCIMHGVRRQVNDEVYSLGVMLLDLAEPWKLIGQSKRAILAPELPFEFQGQSPNVVFTNGSIAEDDGTVKIYYGAADQVLCLAESTVGELLGACLDGE comes from the coding sequence ATGATCAGAGCCAAGAAAAGCCTCGTGCGGCGCTACGCCGCGAACCCCATCCTCACGGCGGCGGACTTCCCCGGCGACATTGTGTCGGTTTTCAACGCCGGGGCAGTCAAGCAGGACGGACGCTACCTCCTCGTCTGCCGTTGCGAAGACTCGTGCTTCGGGCGCTACATGTGGGTCGCCGAGAGCGAGGACGGCATCCGCTTCACCCCGCGTCCGGAACCGTTGGCGGTGCCATCGGACGACCCGGTTTTCAACCAGTACGTGGACGCGACCAAGTCGTACTGGGATCCCCGCGTGACCGAGATCGACGGCCAATACTACATCACGCATGCCGCTGACGTGACCAACGGAAAAACCTGCCAACTGGGTTTGTTCAAGATCGACCGGGACTTCCGCCGCCTCGAATGGATGGGCCTGATCAGCGAGCCGGATAACCGCAACGGCGTTCTCTTTCCCGAGAAAATCAACGGGCTGTATTGGAGGCTCGACCGCCCGAACGATAACTCGTTCGACATCTGGGCCAGCGCCTCGCCCGACCTGGAATTCTGGGGGCACTACCGCCGGGTCTTGGCCAAGGAAACCCTCGGCTGGGGCGAGAAAAAAATCGGCCCCGGCTCGGTGCCGATCAAGACGGACAAGGGCTGGCTATGCATCATGCACGGCGTGCGGCGTCAGGTGAATGACGAGGTTTACAGCCTCGGCGTCATGCTGCTCGACCTGGCCGAACCCTGGAAGCTCATCGGCCAGAGCAAGCGCGCGATCCTCGCGCCCGAACTGCCCTTCGAGTTCCAGGGGCAGAGCCCGAACGTCGTGTTTACCAACGGCTCGATTGCCGAGGACGACGGCACAGTGAAGATTTACTACGGCGCGGCGGACCAGGTGCTTTGCCTGGCGGAGAGCACGGTCGGGGAGTTGCTAGGCGCCTGCCTTGACGGGGAATAA
- a CDS encoding FG-GAP-like repeat-containing protein: MPYHRPHYPSPRNIRLAKARIACLVHSTLVGIAAMLLPTAFKADATEPVTLLGRFVADGAGEWGNAPSFDADASAQTIPLQGSLDGGGYTLSAWIYLDRFIDEGKDGFSSVSPATIATLSDGENALVFFSIYNKRLRIAHRMVSGFSSLTGERELPLRTWVNVTAMADSSDNLRLFQNGVPDGATSGGKARFRHRIDRLQIGSFRHRALRGRMGALAFYDGSLDQNSISALAGADSATRMDRLLDTAATGRSAVPDVAAEEYAQRRLRVADDTRLPLAAGHLVRTALIPDGKGGLPRMMTQGRTFGASRIVFDHAPEGNREDTFQGQAVFDVGNGDFRPLLPHRQPGSNPPFFGLDTEGVEPGLILLGVNPLTNKTDLLRLRLSGEEGKDFEFAEALLCNGKTFSQAYPGARLSYVGRVDADEVPDLILVKTRSVGSYYPDAPDHFWVNRPLPNSGPGRGYSVNGKWLGGENIDTYYWAKGGLSADETLSFGPMKPIYFGDEDFIVQWKTYFYSNAGVINRDGQSYLIITGDLDKLLALPLREEDDALRCEEAIPLMADDAPIQNTYIIEALAIGDIDGDGEEEIVVSGNPGSVSVLKGSTVGQFVELPVVTRGGPLAMQTLIVPTVADWDGDGYEDIIAGDASGSLMCWPGTADPEVFGEPKYLTSQGERIHIQAGYHGSLQGPNEARWGYVNPLVCDWSGQGRLDLITSDINGDLLYWERNPQNPFDLLPARPFTDAGGKKLNLPWRQRPAFVSGDDPMAREGRPGLLVIDGEGDLALATPVATGKLSIESVEKIHYTDGETVLTCGPVGAWGRGKFCWVDWDGDGRRDLLFGTNRINNIFFSDEAVEANSMPFVFRNEGSEQSPRLARPRPLHLDGKRLNFGTHITAMWPLFAEGGAIPSALLIGAEDGRIYRFEREELIP; this comes from the coding sequence ATGCCTTATCACCGCCCCCACTACCCGTCCCCCAGGAACATACGCCTCGCAAAAGCGCGGATCGCCTGCCTGGTTCACAGCACGCTTGTCGGCATCGCGGCCATGCTGCTACCGACCGCATTCAAGGCCGACGCGACGGAGCCCGTAACGCTGCTCGGTCGTTTTGTCGCCGATGGCGCGGGCGAGTGGGGAAACGCCCCTTCATTTGACGCCGACGCCTCCGCGCAAACCATCCCCCTGCAAGGGAGTCTCGACGGGGGCGGCTATACGCTCTCAGCCTGGATATATCTCGATCGCTTCATCGACGAAGGTAAAGACGGTTTCAGCAGCGTCAGCCCGGCAACGATTGCCACCTTGTCAGACGGCGAAAACGCCCTGGTCTTTTTCTCCATTTACAACAAGCGACTGCGAATCGCCCATCGGATGGTGTCGGGCTTCTCCTCCCTGACCGGGGAGCGCGAACTGCCTTTGCGCACATGGGTCAATGTAACCGCAATGGCCGACAGCTCGGACAATCTCCGCCTCTTCCAGAACGGCGTACCCGACGGAGCGACCTCCGGCGGCAAAGCGCGTTTCCGCCATCGCATTGACCGCCTGCAGATTGGTAGCTTCCGGCACCGGGCTCTGCGGGGGAGGATGGGCGCGCTCGCCTTTTATGACGGAAGCCTGGACCAGAATTCGATCTCGGCACTGGCCGGCGCCGACTCTGCCACAAGGATGGACAGGCTGCTGGACACGGCGGCCACCGGGCGCTCTGCCGTCCCCGACGTTGCGGCAGAAGAGTACGCGCAGCGCCGCCTGCGAGTGGCCGACGACACCCGCCTGCCGCTCGCCGCCGGCCACCTGGTGAGGACGGCGTTGATACCAGACGGCAAAGGAGGTTTGCCGCGGATGATGACACAGGGGCGCACCTTCGGCGCGTCACGGATCGTTTTTGACCATGCCCCAGAAGGAAACCGTGAGGATACTTTTCAAGGGCAGGCGGTGTTCGATGTCGGCAACGGAGACTTCCGTCCTCTCCTGCCCCACCGACAACCGGGCAGCAACCCCCCGTTTTTCGGATTGGACACCGAAGGCGTGGAACCCGGTCTGATCCTGCTCGGCGTTAACCCCCTGACCAATAAAACGGATCTGCTCCGCCTGCGCCTAAGCGGTGAAGAGGGAAAGGACTTCGAATTCGCCGAAGCCCTCCTGTGCAACGGCAAAACGTTCTCGCAAGCCTACCCCGGCGCGCGCCTCAGCTATGTGGGCCGGGTGGACGCAGATGAGGTTCCCGACCTGATTCTGGTGAAGACCCGCTCGGTTGGCTCCTACTACCCGGACGCGCCGGACCATTTCTGGGTCAACCGCCCATTGCCCAACAGCGGCCCCGGACGCGGCTACTCGGTCAATGGAAAATGGCTGGGAGGGGAGAATATCGACACCTATTACTGGGCAAAGGGCGGACTCTCGGCAGACGAGACGCTCAGCTTCGGTCCAATGAAGCCGATATACTTCGGAGACGAAGATTTTATCGTGCAATGGAAAACCTACTTTTATTCCAACGCCGGGGTGATTAACCGGGATGGCCAGTCCTATCTCATCATCACCGGCGACTTGGACAAGCTCCTCGCCCTACCCCTACGTGAGGAAGACGACGCACTCAGGTGCGAGGAAGCCATCCCCTTAATGGCTGATGACGCCCCCATACAAAACACCTACATCATCGAGGCGCTGGCCATCGGGGACATCGATGGCGACGGAGAGGAAGAAATTGTTGTATCAGGGAATCCCGGTTCAGTATCCGTCCTGAAAGGCAGTACGGTCGGCCAGTTCGTGGAACTTCCGGTCGTCACGCGCGGAGGGCCGCTCGCCATGCAGACCCTGATCGTGCCGACCGTGGCCGATTGGGACGGCGACGGGTACGAGGACATTATCGCCGGGGACGCTTCGGGCTCGCTCATGTGCTGGCCCGGCACGGCGGACCCGGAGGTCTTCGGCGAGCCGAAATACCTGACCAGCCAGGGCGAGAGAATACACATACAGGCCGGTTATCACGGTTCTTTACAGGGACCAAACGAAGCCCGCTGGGGGTACGTGAATCCGCTGGTATGCGACTGGAGCGGGCAGGGACGCCTGGACCTCATAACAAGCGACATCAACGGGGACTTGCTGTACTGGGAGCGCAATCCTCAAAACCCCTTCGATCTGCTTCCTGCGCGTCCTTTCACCGATGCCGGGGGTAAAAAGCTCAACCTTCCGTGGCGACAGCGTCCCGCTTTTGTCTCTGGGGATGACCCGATGGCACGCGAAGGCCGCCCAGGTCTGCTGGTGATTGACGGCGAGGGAGACCTGGCCTTGGCAACACCGGTCGCCACCGGAAAGTTGAGCATCGAGTCCGTGGAGAAAATTCACTATACAGACGGAGAGACAGTGCTGACATGCGGCCCAGTCGGAGCATGGGGGCGAGGAAAGTTCTGCTGGGTTGACTGGGACGGCGACGGGCGGCGCGACCTGCTTTTCGGAACCAACCGGATCAATAACATTTTCTTCAGTGACGAAGCGGTCGAGGCAAACAGCATGCCGTTCGTCTTCCGCAATGAAGGCAGCGAACAAAGCCCTCGGCTCGCCCGTCCTCGCCCGTTGCATCTGGATGGCAAACGCCTGAACTTTGGCACGCACATCACCGCCATGTGGCCGTTGTTTGCAGAGGGCGGAGCCATTCCCTCCGCGTTGCTGATCGGCGCCGAAGATGGACGCATCTACCGCTTTGAGCGTGAGGAATTAATCCCATGA
- the leuB gene encoding 3-isopropylmalate dehydrogenase, with protein sequence MKTLKFAVLPGDGIGPEVMDATLAVLEAATKPEGIALDFTHADVGGIAIDNHGTALPESTLEVCRNADAILFGSVGGPKWENLPPKEQPERAALLPIRKAFNLFANIRPGLLFKELVDASPLRPDSIPEGIDIVCIRELTGGIYFGQPKQTVTLEDGDVQAVDTMVYKVSEIERIAEVAAVTAKARSGRVCSVDKANVLETSVLWRKTVVEYFKKNHPDLELSHLYVDNAAQQLVRDPNQFDVIFTENMFGDILSDEMAIICGSLGMMSSASLGTDNNSQGLPYGLYEPAGGTAPDIAGKGIANPCAQVLSAAMMLRYSFGLDAIADRLSAAIRKAVEDGVRTGDIAFGKSPVGTTVMADAIIERL encoded by the coding sequence ATGAAGACACTCAAGTTTGCCGTACTGCCCGGCGATGGAATCGGGCCCGAAGTGATGGACGCCACCCTCGCGGTGCTCGAAGCTGCCACCAAACCCGAGGGCATCGCCCTGGACTTCACCCACGCCGACGTCGGCGGGATCGCCATCGACAACCACGGCACCGCCCTGCCCGAGAGCACGCTGGAAGTCTGCCGCAACGCCGACGCCATCCTCTTCGGCTCCGTCGGCGGCCCCAAGTGGGAGAACCTCCCGCCCAAGGAGCAGCCCGAGCGCGCCGCCCTCCTGCCCATCCGCAAAGCCTTTAACCTTTTCGCCAACATCCGGCCCGGCCTCCTGTTCAAGGAACTGGTGGACGCCTCCCCGCTGCGCCCGGACAGCATCCCCGAGGGGATCGACATCGTCTGCATCCGCGAGTTGACCGGCGGCATCTACTTCGGCCAGCCCAAGCAGACCGTCACCCTCGAAGACGGCGACGTGCAGGCTGTGGACACGATGGTTTACAAGGTCAGCGAGATCGAGCGCATCGCCGAAGTCGCCGCCGTCACCGCCAAGGCCCGCAGCGGCCGCGTCTGCTCGGTGGACAAGGCCAACGTCCTCGAAACCTCCGTCCTGTGGCGCAAGACCGTGGTCGAGTATTTTAAGAAGAACCATCCGGACCTCGAACTGAGCCACCTCTACGTGGACAACGCCGCCCAGCAGCTCGTGCGCGACCCGAACCAGTTCGACGTCATTTTCACTGAGAACATGTTCGGCGACATTCTCAGCGACGAGATGGCCATCATCTGCGGCTCGCTCGGCATGATGTCCTCCGCCAGCCTCGGCACGGATAACAATTCGCAAGGCCTGCCCTACGGCCTCTACGAACCGGCCGGCGGCACCGCCCCCGACATCGCTGGCAAGGGCATCGCCAACCCCTGCGCCCAGGTCCTCTCCGCCGCCATGATGCTGCGCTACAGCTTCGGCCTCGACGCCATCGCCGACCGCCTCTCCGCCGCCATCCGCAAGGCCGTCGAGGACGGCGTCCGCACCGGCGACATCGCCTTCGGCAAAAGCCCGGTCGGCACCACCGTCATGGCCGACGCTATTATCGAACGTTTATAG
- a CDS encoding LacI family DNA-binding transcriptional regulator yields the protein MSGPADRTPSLQDIADKLGVTKATVSMALRNHPRISLKTREAVKQTAAELGYRINPLVAACMTQMRTRREPGGETTLAFLHDHRQEDIVRGSLPASYAFRGAVERGQPLGYRVEPFAINSPGMTHRRLSDILTHRGIRGVIVSLLQESKVVDLAWDHFAGVSIGYTLHPAVLDRICHDHFTACLSTLERLTRLGYGRIGLALRGIDHRRSVHFWAAAYLSFFRENHKRPLPILIVEGEDRAALARWLREARPDVVLSGNSFIPGWAREDQLADAETDFVNLSWEPGHAELAGVSHTFSEMGAGAVESVTAALQLNQTGLPLKPKTTLIPGEWIDGPSLRHACD from the coding sequence ATGTCCGGCCCCGCTGATAGAACCCCGTCCCTGCAGGACATTGCTGACAAGCTTGGTGTGACCAAGGCGACGGTCTCGATGGCGCTGCGCAACCACCCGCGAATCAGCCTCAAGACGAGGGAGGCCGTCAAGCAGACCGCCGCTGAGCTGGGCTACCGGATAAACCCCCTCGTGGCCGCCTGCATGACGCAGATGCGCACCCGCCGCGAGCCGGGGGGCGAAACGACGCTGGCTTTTCTCCACGACCACCGGCAGGAGGATATCGTTCGCGGCTCGCTGCCTGCCTCCTATGCTTTTCGCGGGGCCGTCGAGCGCGGCCAGCCGCTGGGCTACCGGGTGGAGCCCTTTGCCATCAATTCCCCCGGCATGACACATCGGCGGCTGAGCGACATCCTCACCCACCGGGGCATTCGCGGCGTCATTGTCTCGCTGTTGCAGGAGTCAAAAGTCGTCGATCTGGCCTGGGACCATTTCGCCGGGGTGAGCATCGGCTATACGCTCCACCCCGCCGTGCTGGACCGTATTTGCCATGACCATTTTACCGCCTGCCTCTCGACTCTAGAACGCCTGACCCGGCTCGGCTACGGGCGTATCGGCCTGGCGCTGCGGGGGATCGACCACCGGCGTTCGGTGCATTTCTGGGCGGCAGCCTACCTGAGTTTTTTCCGCGAGAACCACAAACGTCCGCTGCCCATCCTGATCGTCGAAGGGGAGGACCGGGCGGCGCTGGCCCGCTGGCTGCGCGAGGCTCGCCCCGATGTCGTCCTCAGCGGTAATTCCTTCATCCCCGGCTGGGCGCGGGAAGACCAGTTGGCCGACGCGGAGACCGATTTCGTGAACCTCTCCTGGGAGCCGGGGCACGCGGAGCTGGCGGGCGTCTCGCACACATTTTCTGAGATGGGGGCCGGCGCGGTCGAGAGCGTGACCGCCGCGCTCCAACTCAACCAGACGGGCCTGCCCCTGAAGCCGAAAACCACCCTCATCCCCGGCGAATGGATCGACGGCCCGTCACTCCGGCACGCCTGCGACTGA
- a CDS encoding MBL fold metallo-hydrolase has protein sequence MQIRSFELPPIGTNAILIDNGSHAVLFDAPATAWQTVLPILEAEKLTLDALVLTHGHWDHMIDTATFKGAGIPVWAHEADREWIEDPMRQAAFLPPGYEIPPAKVDRFLAAGEKVQLLGQDAEIRHVPGHSPGNIAIYFPEEECCVVGDAIFAGSVGRPDLPGGDWPTLEHSIKTQLYTLPDATILYPGHGPITSVGQEKKTNPYVRG, from the coding sequence ATGCAAATCCGGTCCTTTGAACTGCCGCCCATCGGAACCAACGCCATCCTGATCGACAACGGCTCACACGCCGTGCTTTTCGACGCCCCGGCCACCGCTTGGCAGACGGTGCTGCCGATCCTGGAGGCCGAAAAGCTCACGCTCGACGCGCTCGTGTTAACCCACGGGCACTGGGACCACATGATCGACACGGCAACTTTCAAGGGTGCGGGCATCCCGGTCTGGGCGCACGAGGCCGACCGCGAGTGGATCGAGGACCCGATGCGTCAGGCCGCGTTTCTGCCGCCGGGCTACGAAATCCCGCCCGCCAAGGTGGATCGCTTTCTCGCTGCCGGGGAAAAGGTGCAACTGCTTGGCCAGGACGCGGAAATTCGCCACGTGCCCGGCCATTCCCCCGGCAACATCGCCATTTATTTCCCGGAAGAGGAGTGCTGCGTGGTCGGGGATGCGATTTTCGCCGGCAGCGTGGGGCGTCCCGACCTGCCGGGTGGCGACTGGCCGACGCTGGAGCATTCGATCAAGACCCAGCTTTACACCCTGCCGGACGCGACGATTCTCTACCCCGGCCACGGCCCCATCACCAGTGTGGGCCAGGAAAAAAAGACCAACCCGTACGTGCGCGGTTGA
- a CDS encoding type II secretion system protein, translating to MRTTLERKKLAGFSLLELLVSIAVISILGAIIFAAVGGITNSAQSTKTTSRLRNWFVFLQLYATENNGAILPAYEVYPGHTGMRATIGYRLIENGYLAGPIEDEKTLGCDAQREQFGFKDAYSFGMNGRIGKPQSDGNFTPLGVQSFQEIIQPEKLALVMHGIWNGNAFNAAVYEARYANEVQPVFDNNVYILFADGNVSARDPKTTPTERSSDEGRAFWLGK from the coding sequence ATGAGAACTACCCTTGAACGAAAGAAACTAGCCGGATTTTCACTTCTGGAGCTTCTGGTCTCCATTGCGGTGATATCCATACTCGGAGCGATTATATTCGCTGCAGTCGGCGGAATCACCAACTCGGCACAGAGCACAAAGACAACCAGCCGCCTGCGCAACTGGTTCGTTTTTCTCCAGCTCTACGCGACAGAGAACAACGGTGCGATCCTGCCCGCCTACGAAGTTTATCCCGGCCACACTGGCATGAGGGCAACGATTGGCTACCGGCTGATCGAGAACGGCTACCTGGCAGGCCCGATTGAGGACGAAAAGACCCTGGGATGCGATGCGCAGCGCGAGCAATTCGGATTCAAGGACGCCTACTCTTTCGGGATGAACGGGCGCATTGGCAAACCCCAATCCGACGGAAATTTCACCCCGCTGGGAGTCCAGTCGTTTCAGGAGATTATCCAGCCCGAAAAACTCGCACTGGTCATGCACGGGATATGGAACGGAAACGCCTTTAATGCGGCTGTCTATGAAGCACGTTACGCCAACGAAGTGCAGCCCGTTTTCGATAACAATGTATACATCCTCTTTGCCGATGGCAATGTCTCCGCACGCGACCCTAAAACGACTCCGACCGAGAGGTCATCGGATGAAGGCCGCGCATTCTGGCTGGGAAAGTAG
- a CDS encoding LamG domain-containing protein, producing MRSETTAYWTFNEGSGQNLASTGTAADMTLQLGTSQTGYADPAWVTEQGDTYLQFRTDGSPNYNALTLASTANASALVLDTFTIEAFINLATLPASGYTTNTPYSILELINYDGSVGLINYGLRVLTTTVNDESLTTVDFFYTYDDGGTTKTKSVTHNMALETDAWYYVGVTRDSDGLISLYINNDVVTSSNSPDTPSLTSPTLTIGASRTSSAYRRGLDGAISEVRISDVALSPDQLLINIPEPSQLGLGAFGLLLTLACYLRRHKN from the coding sequence TTGCGCTCAGAAACAACCGCCTATTGGACATTCAATGAAGGCAGCGGACAAAATCTGGCCAGTACGGGCACCGCCGCCGACATGACCCTCCAGCTTGGAACCAGCCAAACGGGTTATGCCGATCCAGCCTGGGTTACTGAGCAAGGAGATACGTACCTACAATTCCGCACCGATGGCAGCCCGAACTACAACGCATTGACGCTGGCATCTACTGCAAACGCGTCAGCCTTGGTCCTTGACACATTCACAATTGAGGCCTTTATCAACCTCGCCACCCTCCCGGCATCAGGATATACGACGAACACCCCGTATTCCATCCTGGAGCTTATCAACTACGACGGTTCCGTCGGCTTAATCAACTACGGGCTTCGTGTGCTCACGACAACAGTCAACGACGAAAGTTTAACCACAGTCGATTTTTTCTACACCTACGATGACGGAGGGACCACAAAAACCAAGTCCGTCACCCACAATATGGCACTGGAGACGGATGCCTGGTATTATGTAGGCGTTACGCGTGACAGCGACGGACTGATCAGCCTGTACATCAATAACGATGTGGTAACCTCCTCCAATTCCCCGGATACGCCCTCGCTGACCTCTCCGACCCTCACGATCGGCGCATCCCGCACGAGCAGCGCCTATCGGCGCGGCCTCGACGGCGCCATCAGCGAGGTCCGCATCAGCGATGTGGCACTATCGCCCGACCAGTTACTGATTAATATTCCCGAGCCCTCCCAACTGGGACTGGGAGCATTTGGCCTCCTGCTCACACTCGCCTGCTACTTGCGTCGCCACAAGAACTGA